The DNA window AACCGCAGCATGATCCGCCACTTCACCAGCTCAGCGATCGTCTTCAACAGCGCGGGAAAGGTCCTTCTCGTCCACCACAACAAGATCGGCCTGTGGCTGTACCCGGGCGGACACGTCGACCCCAACGAAGACCCCGCCGAGGCCGCACTGCGTGAAGTCGTCGAAGAAACCGGCATCGAAGCCCAGATCCTCGCACCTCAGCGCTTCGCCCACCCCGCCGTCCGAAGCATCCCGACGCCATTCGCGATCATCGAGATGGACATCGAAGACCGCAAAGACGGCCTGCACCGGCACATCGACTTCGTCTACATCTGCCGAACCACCAGTGACACCCTCGACGCTCAACTCGAGGAGGTATCCAACGTCGCCTGGTTTGACATCGCCGACATCGCAGAACTACCCACCCCGAAGGAACTTCCATCGCTGATCGCCGAAGCATCCCGGGCAACAGCACAACTCGTCTAGGCCACAGCTCATAGCGCCCGTCGAGGGACTCGCCGCCGCCCGCCCTTCGCTATTCCCAGGAGCGAGCCGGAGATCCGAGCTCCGGCCCGCTCCGCATCAGTGACCACCGTGAAGTCGCGGACGTCGCGTGCGCTGACGAAGCTGCGCGGCCTGCTCGACCGCAAGGCTCCGCCGGCACAGGCCGGGGCCCGGCTCTCCTCGGAGAGCCGGGCCCCGGTGGTGCGTCGGTCGGTCAGTCGGTGCAGGACGGCAGGTCGAAGTGCCCCGGGGTGCCCGGGAAGGCCGCCCCGGCGCCCTGCTCCTTGTTGTCCCGCGGGTAGACGTAGGACAACTCCAGGAAGGCCGACGTTCCGGCCGTGGTCACGTCCGACGGGCTGCGACCCGCGCCGGTGGCCCAGGCCAGCCTGGTCAGGAAGTCCTGCATGGCCGGGCTGTGCTGGCGGATGTCGTTGAACCCGCCGTACGCCGAGTTGCAGTGGGTGAACAGGTTGTACGCGCCGTTCCAGTCGAACATCCGGTCGCCGTTGTTCGGCCCGTTCGCCGTCACGTCACCCTGCATCACGTCCCGGTCCCAGCCGCCGTACATCCAGTCGGTGCCGTGGTGGTGCTGGTTGTCGGCCAGGACGTCGTTGTCCAGGCCCGTCATCTCGAACCAGCGGCACGGGTCGACCGTGCCCGCCGCCAGGTCCACCGGCCAGGCCCCGGCCGCGCAGTTGTCCGGGTAGGAGCCGCGCGGACGGAAGTCCAGCAGGTCGGAGCTGAGCACCGCCGTCACGGCCGGGCCGCTGGTCGCCCCGGCGCCGCCGAAGAGGTGGTCGACGTACTGGTCGCGGTCGCCCCGGGCGGCGGCGCTGAAGACGCCGTTCACCTGGCACTGCGGGTTGGCCGCGTCGAGCACCGGGTCGCAGCCCTTGCCGCCCCACAGCACGTCCGAGCCCTCCGACCCGAACAGCTGGTCGCCGCCGCTGTCGCCGTTGGCGACGTCGTCACCGAAGCCGGCGTGGATGTTGTCGGCCCCGGCGCCGCCGCGGATCCAGTCGCCCGCCCCGGCGGTCAGCCCGGCGTACGGCATGGGCGCCGAGGTGGAGCCGCCGATCCAGGTGTCGCCGTCGGTGTCGTGCAGCAGGTCCACCCGCCGGTCGTAGTCGCCGGCCCGGAACCCGGTGAACGTCTCCTGCGGCACCGACGACAGCGTGACGGTGAAGCCCAGCGCCGCCACGTCGTCGGCGTTGAGGTACTGGTTCATCACGCCGCCCCGGTCACCGAGGATGGCGTCCGCGCCGTCGTCGCCGTACAGGGTGTCCGCGCCCAGCTCGCCGAACAGGTCGTCGTCGCCGGCCCCGCCCCGGATCAGGTCGTCGCCGTCCTGGCCCCAGACGCCGTCGTTGCCGGCATCGCCGTAGAGCTGGTCGGCACCGAAGGCGCCGGTCGGCTCGCAGGTGGGCTGGGCGGTGGTGCAGAACCGGGTGGACGGTCCCGGCAGCGCCGGGTCGTGGGTGCGGACCCGGGTGGCGTCGGCCGGCACCGCGCCGGTCGGGTACCGCTCGGTGTAGACCTTCTCGGCCTGCTGGCCGTTCACCGTGGTCACGGTGCGCAGCAGCGAGCCGTTGTCGCCGAGGATCACGTCGTCGGCGCCGTTGCCCTCGACCACGTCCGCGGTGTCCCGGTGGCCGGCGGCCGAGCTGCCGCCGATCAGGTCGTCCTGCCCGGCCGGCGCGCCGGCCCCGACCAGGTCGGCCGCGGCCGACGGGTCGCCCGGCCAGCCCGGGTCGGGCAGCGGCGTGACCGTGCTGCGCCCGGCCGCCGTCAGGGCGTTGTCGCCGCGGAGGACATCCGCGCCGCCGTTGCCCTCGGCGTAGTCGCCGTCACCGTCGCCGGCCAGGGCGTCGTCGCCGTCCTGTCCCCAGAGGGCGTCGACCCCGTCGCCGCCGCTGATCCGGTCGGCGCCGTACCGGCCGGCGACTGCCGCCGCCCGGTCCAGCAGCACCACGATCCGCGGGCCGAACGGGCTGCCGTCGGCGGCGAGCCGGACGGTCGCCGGGGTCGGCTGCTCACCGGGCAGCGGGCGCAGCACCGCGCCGTTGTCGCCGATGACCGCGTCGGAGCCGGGTCCGCCGAAGACGGCGTCCGCCGTGTCCGGCTGGCCCGTCGTGGTCGCGCCGCTGCCGTCGTACGCGGTGCTGGAGCCGCCGACCAGGTCGTCGTCGCCCGCGTTGCCCTCGACCCAGTCGGAGCCCGGGCCGCCCTCGGCGAAGTCGGCGCCGCCGCCGGCCTGCACCCGGTCCGGTCCGCCCTGGCCGAAGACCACGTCGTCGCCGTCGCCGCCGGAGATCAGGTCGCCGCCGCTGGTGCCGGCCACGGGGGCGAACCCGAGGTCGAGCAGGGTGACCTTGCGCTGCGGGCCGCTGCGGCCCTGGGTGACCCGGGTGGCGTCGGTGGTGGCCGGCGCGAACCGGGCGTTGTCCCCGGCGATCAGGTCGGCGTCGGCGTCGCCGTAGAGCTGGTCACCGGTGTCCGGCCGGCCGACTCCGGCGGCGGGCTCCTGCCCGGAGCCGCCGACGATCTCGTCCCGGCCGAGGTCGCCGTGGATGAGGTCGGCGCCGTTGTTCCCCTCGATCTGGTCGTCCCCGGCGTCGCCGTTGATCCGGTCGTCGCCCAGGCCGCCGTAGACGAGGTCGGCGTCCCCGCCGCCGGAGATCACGTCCCGGCGCCGGCGCCGGCCACGTCACCGGCCAGGTCCAGCGGGTACGGTCCGACGTCGCCGATGCGCGGGGTGCCGTTGTCGCCGACGATCCGGTCGGCGCCCTCCTCGCCGTAGAGGAAGTCCCGTCCGTCGGCGGCACCGGCGGCGCGCCCGCCGCCGTACAGCACGTCGTCGCCCGGACCGCCGGCGACCTGGTCGCCGCCGGCGTTGCCCTCGGCGGTGTCCGCGCCGGGCCCGCCGAAGAGGCCGTCGTTCCCGGCGTTGCCGAAGAGCAGGTCGTCGCCGTCGTCGCCGTGCAGCTGGTCGACGCCGTCGCCGCCCCAGGCCCGGTCGTTCCCGCCGCCCAGGTGCAGGGTGTCGTCGCCGAGCTGGCCGCAGGCGCGGTCGTCGCCGCCGCCGAGGTCCGCCCGGTCGTCGCCGCCGCCGGCGGTGACGACCTCGGTCCCGGCGCCGCCGAGGATGAGGTCGGCCGCGCCCTGGTCGGCGGGGGTCGGCTGGGCGTCGGCGAGGGTGGCGTCGGCGCACGCCTCGGCGGGCAGGTGCCGGTCGCCGAAGATGGTCGACCCGCCGTCCCCGCCGATCAGGTGGTCGCTGCCGAGGCCGCCGACGAGCAGCTTGGTCTGCGACTGCGTGTTCGCCGGCAGCGGCTCGTGGACGACCTCGCGGAACGGGCCGTAGCCGTCCGAGCCGTCCGCCTCGCCGACCCGGGAGGGCTCCGCGATCACGTAGTCGTCGTCGGGCCCGCCGAACAGCTCGTCGGTGCCGTAGCCGCCGACCAGCACGTCGTTGCCGCCGTAGCCGTAGACGCGGCCGGTCTGGCCGTTGGCCGAGTGCGAGACGACCAGG is part of the Micromonospora olivasterospora genome and encodes:
- a CDS encoding NUDIX hydrolase; its protein translation is MIRHFTSSAIVFNSAGKVLLVHHNKIGLWLYPGGHVDPNEDPAEAALREVVEETGIEAQILAPQRFAHPAVRSIPTPFAIIEMDIEDRKDGLHRHIDFVYICRTTSDTLDAQLEEVSNVAWFDIADIAELPTPKELPSLIAEASRATAQLV
- a CDS encoding calcium-binding protein — its product is MISGGGDADLVYGGLGDDRINGDAGDDQIEGNNGADLIHGDLGRDEIVGGSGQEPAAGVGRPDTGDQLYGDADADLIAGDNARFAPATTDATRVTQGRSGPQRKVTLLDLGFAPVAGTSGGDLISGGDGDDVVFGQGGPDRVQAGGGADFAEGGPGSDWVEGNAGDDDLVGGSSTAYDGSGATTTGQPDTADAVFGGPGSDAVIGDNGAVLRPLPGEQPTPATVRLAADGSPFGPRIVVLLDRAAAVAGRYGADRISGGDGVDALWGQDGDDALAGDGDGDYAEGNGGADVLRGDNALTAAGRSTVTPLPDPGWPGDPSAAADLVGAGAPAGQDDLIGGSSAAGHRDTADVVEGNGADDVILGDNGSLLRTVTTVNGQQAEKVYTERYPTGAVPADATRVRTHDPALPGPSTRFCTTAQPTCEPTGAFGADQLYGDAGNDGVWGQDGDDLIRGGAGDDDLFGELGADTLYGDDGADAILGDRGGVMNQYLNADDVAALGFTVTLSSVPQETFTGFRAGDYDRRVDLLHDTDGDTWIGGSTSAPMPYAGLTAGAGDWIRGGAGADNIHAGFGDDVANGDSGGDQLFGSEGSDVLWGGKGCDPVLDAANPQCQVNGVFSAAARGDRDQYVDHLFGGAGATSGPAVTAVLSSDLLDFRPRGSYPDNCAAGAWPVDLAAGTVDPCRWFEMTGLDNDVLADNQHHHGTDWMYGGWDRDVMQGDVTANGPNNGDRMFDWNGAYNLFTHCNSAYGGFNDIRQHSPAMQDFLTRLAWATGAGRSPSDVTTAGTSAFLELSYVYPRDNKEQGAGAAFPGTPGHFDLPSCTD